The DNA segment GGAGGGGGGGCAAGGGACTGGGGGGAGCAGACATGGTGGTCTCAGTGTGGGAAATGGGGTATCGAGGGTGGAAATGGGGTCGGGGGGGACACAAAGGTCGGGGGGAGGGGGTAAATGGGGTCCAGGGGGACACAAAGGACTGGGGTGGGCGCAGGTTTTAGGGCAGAAAATGGGAAATTGGGGCTCTGGAGGTTCCCCCCTATTCCCCACTCAGCCAgcgggggggctccgggggcgTGGGATTTGTGAATGGTGGGcgtgagggggggggggggggaggggagggcgtGCCTCCCCGGGCGTGGCATTTTTTGTGAATGGGCGTGGGCGCGGCGTGAGGCGGACGGGCGTGGGCGCGGCTTTTACGCGGACGGCGCGTCCCCGTTGATGAATGGCccagctttttttgttgttgttgttatgaaTGGCGCGGCGGGTTTTTATGAATGGGGGCTCCCGTTTTATGAATGGGGGCTCCCGTTTCATGAATGGAACCCGCCTTTTTTATGAATGGAGCCGCTCTTTTTCACCAACGGCGCCGCTTTCCGCCACCGGCGCCGGGTGTAGCcgcccccctctccctcccccgaGCGGCGTGACTTTTTTTTAGGGGGGTGggcgccccctccccccaatCCCTCGCGGCGCGTGACGTCAGAGCcttgcccccccaccccccccccccacccccaagcTATCGCAGCAGCCGGGCCCCGTGTTCCTGCCGCGGGACCCCCCGTGGCTGTGGGCGCTGGCCAAGGCGTGGGTGCGCAGCGCCGAGTTCCACGTCCACGAGGCCGTCTCCCACCTCCTCCGCGCCCACCTCCTGGGGGAGGTCTTCGCCCTGGCCACCCGGCGGCAGCTGGCGCCCCGCCACCCCCTGTATaaggtgtggggggggggggcgtgagGAGGcgtgggggggaagggggacatggggaggaTTTGGGGGTAAGGGGGGGACTTTGGGGAAATGGAGGGGCGTGGGGAGGTATTGGGGgaatgggggggtgggggtcaTCAGAGAAATTGGGGGGACATTGGGGAAATGGGGGGCAAGGGGATGTGGGAGGGCACTGGGGGAGTTGGGACATGGAGGGACATGGGGGGGATTGGGGAAAtggggggggacatggggggcgTGAGCTGTATTAGAGACAGTGATGGGACATTGGGGAAATGGGGGGTactttggggtggggggaacttgggggggaatgggggaacATGGGGGGGACACAGGGCCATGGGGACTATGGGGACACACAGGAAGGACATGGGGGGCACCTGTCCCATGGGGGGACATGGaggaattggggggggggggggggggtccaggTGTTGGGAAGGGTCCAGATGCAGGGTTCCAGGTGTTGGGGGGTGGGAGACAGGACCAGGTTGGGGCCTCCCATTTTTTTGGGTGGGGTCCCAGGTATCAGGAGGGgttcccattttttttgttttttttggggggcgggggggtccTGGCCACCTGGCACAAGGCTCCCCTCCTCTTacccctcctccccagctgctgctgccccacacGCGGTACACGGTGCACATCGCGGTGCTGGCGCGGCGCTTCCTGCTCAACCCCGGCGGCGTCTTCGACCGGGTGGGTccggggaggggtgggggtCCCATGGGTGGGGGGGCACCCTTGGGTGGGTCTGAGGGGTCCCTTGAGGGGTGTGTTGGGGGATGAACAGGGGCAATTTAGGGCTTCGGGGCTGTGTTGGGGTGAATTGGGGCAATTTGGGTCTATTCAGGGTATTTAGGGATGCGTTGGGGTGACCTCGGGCTGTATTGGGGTAATCTGGGGATGAactggggctgagctggggcaaTTTGGGGCTGAATTGGGGCGATTTGGGGCTGTTGAGGCTGCATTGATGCGATTGGGGCAATTTGGGGCCACGTTGGAGCAATTTGAGTCTGAATTGGGGTAATTGCGGATGATTTGGGGCTGAATCGGGGTGATTGGGGCAATTTGGGGCAACATTGGGGTGATATGGGTCTGATTTGGGGCTGAATTGGAGTGATTTGGGGCTTTGAGGTCATTTGGGACTGAACTGGGGCGACTTGGGGCTGAATTGGAGCTGAACTGGGCTGATTTGGGGCCACAATGGGGCGATTTGGGGTGACTGGAgggggcagccggggggctTCTGCTGACCCCCTCCCTcattcccctcccccccctccccccaggcCATCGCCCTGGGGCGCCGGGGGCTGCTGCGTGTGGTGGCGCGGGGGCTGCGGAGGCTGCGCTACGGGGACCTGGTGCTGCCCCGCGACCTCCGGCGCCGCGGCGTCACCCGCACCCGCGGCTACCACTACGGGCAGGACGCCCGGCGCCTCTGGGCCGCCATCCGCAGGTGGGGGGCCGTCCCCTCGTGTCCCCTCGAGTCATCCTCATGTCCTTCTCATACCTCCTCATGCATCCTCATGTCCTCCCCAAGTGTCCTTGTGCGTCCTTGTGTCCCCTCTTGTCCTCCTTGTGCCTCCTCGTGTCGTCCTTTTGCCTCCCTGTGCCTCTTTGTGTCCTCCTCGTGTCCCTCTCATGCCTCCTCATGTCATCCTTGTGTCCCCTCATGTCATCCTCGTTGCCTTCCCATGTGTCCTCGTGCATCCTTGTGTCCCCTCATGTCCTCCTTGTGCCTCCTCACGTCCTCCCCGTGCATCCTCGTTTTCTCCCTGGGCCTCCTTGTGTCCTCCTCGTGCACCCTCGTACCCCCTCATGTCCTCCCTGTGTGTCCTCATGTCTTTCTCCTGTGTCCTGGCGTGTCCCCGTGTGTCCCCCTCGTGCCCTTTTGTGCCCCCTCATTTCTCCTTGTGCCTTCTCATTTGTCCTCATGCCCCCTCGTGCATCCCCCTCGTGCCCTTTCGTGCCCCCTCATTTACCCTCGTGCCCTTTTGTGCCCCCTGATTTGTCCTCGTGCCTCCTCGTGCCCCCTCGTGCACCCCCCNNNNNNNNNNNNNNNNNNNNNNNNNNNNNNNNNNNNNNNNNNNNNNNNNNNNNNNNNNNNNNNNNNNNNNNNNNNNNNNNNNNNNNNNNNNNNNNNNNNNGGGGGTGTTAGGGGGGGTGCTATGGGGTGTtgggggtgctgtggggtgcttTGGGGTTTGGGGAGAGCAATAtggggcgctgggggggggctAGGGGGTGTAGGGGGGCGCTATGGGGTGTAGGGGGGCACTATGGGGCGCTTTGGGGTTTGGGGAGAGCAATATGGGGCGCTGGGGGGGTGCTATGGGGTGTGTAGGGGGTGTTGGGGGGTTCTATGGGGTGTAGGGAGAGCAATATGGGGCACTATGGGGTTCTGGGGGGGCGCTATGGAGTGTTGGGGGGCTGCTATGGGGTGTGTTGGGGGCGCTATGGGGTGAGttggggggtgctgggggggctctaTGGCATGCTACGGGGTGTGGGGGAAGCCTTGGGGGGCTgctatggggcgctatggggtgccgggggggtgCCAGGGGGGCGCTATGGGGTGCCAGGGGGGCGCtatggggtgctgggggggcgcTCTGGGTGCTGCGGGTGCTCAGAGCCCCACGGATGCCGCAGGGACCGCGGGCGCCGTGGGTGCTGCGGGTGCTCTGAGGTGCTGCGGGTGCTGCAGCGGCTGCAGGTACCACGGGcgctgtgggtgctgcaggacccatgggtgctgggggaTCCCATGGGTGC comes from the Oxyura jamaicensis isolate SHBP4307 breed ruddy duck unplaced genomic scaffold, BPBGC_Ojam_1.0 oxyUn_random_OJ71588, whole genome shotgun sequence genome and includes:
- the LOC118159677 gene encoding polyunsaturated fatty acid lipoxygenase ALOX15B-like; this translates as SLAPPPPPPTPKLSQQPGPVFLPRDPPWLWALAKAWVRSAEFHVHEAVSHLLRAHLLGEVFALATRRQLAPRHPLYKLLLPHTRYTVHIAVLARRFLLNPGGVFDRAIALGRRGLLRVVARGLRRLRYGDLVLPRDLRRRGVTRTRGYHYGQDARRLWAAIRRWGAVPSWGRYGVPGGRYGVLGGRSGCCGCSEPHGCRRDRGRRGCCGCSEVLRVLQRLQFELGAFMPNLPAAMRRPPPRSKALLSEADFLGALPAVNTTCITLGVLWVLRNEPLDMRPLGSYPEEHFTEEAPRRLLGAFQRRLARISRRVQRRNAALPLPYPYLDPATIENSIAI